GGGTTGGTTTTATTTGATTGCTTGTTGGTGGTAGAAATCAAATCAATTGATCAAGGGGAAGTTACACATTAGGCTGCTCAACCAAAATATTTACATCCGCTTGTCTATACACATAAATCATACATTATACGTATATTAAACATCTGCCAGCCTTTGTTTTGGTATAGCATCAGCTAGGCAATGAACACCCCCATATGTACGTTGTGTTGTACCAGATTGCATCGTTTAGTCGTGGCAAAAGATGGAATATACTATGGAGGAGATTATAGAAAGCATGAAAGCCCCACCTGAGATTAGAAGTGCAACCTAAAACAATTTTTGAGCAACCACTTTGCGATATACTGGAAGCTTCTCTTGTGTCATGGAGATCCCATTTTTTTGGTTTTCTTAAGTTGTTTTTACCCAATTTGCATGATATTCTTTTTCGATAAAGTGGTaattgaaccccccccccccccccccccccccccaaaaaaaaaaaaaaaaccacacacAAAAAAACCATGTAGCTTCGCtactgattttaaaaaaaaaagactcggTGAAAATGCATTAACTTTTCATTTTACATTATCAAGTTTTAATTATgcctttgtgtttgcaaaaaAACTCAGGGTGACCAAGGAAAACAGGACAGCAGGGGTGCTGGACAATTTTTCGGAAGGGGAGAAATATTCTGAGCATGCTCTTAGGAAGTTTGTTCGAAACAAGTCTCCAGAGATTATGCCAGCTATCAACGGCTTCTTCAGCGATCCAAAGTATTGATGCCTGCGTCAAGTTTGATATGGATTAACATCGTTATTCTTTGTCTTTTCGATTGAATGAGAGACTTGAAAAGCATTTTTCTGGCCTGCGATGGGCCTAAAACATATTGAAAGAAACTTGAATAAATGTAATTCATAACTACTAGTTCCTCCCTTTTAAAAGGGTACATCTTTACATATACTATTTATCTATTGTTTTCTGGAAAAAATTGTTCATTTTACTatcatgaatgaatgaatgaGTAGTATTATTTTGAATTCGGCTCTTTAGACATTCTGCTGTATGGTTCAAACCGTGCTACAAGTTGCCACATCTAAGAGTCTGAATGAAGAACTTGGACAAATTTATGAATGACCACAAGTAGGGCTGCTTATCAGGTGAATAATTACGCTTAACGGTTCAGCTTATCGgttatcggtttttaaatgttCTAATTCGCTAGCCAACCGTTAAGATATCGATTGGTTGAGTATGAGGTTAGCAATTATCAGACGGTTATCAGGTGATGTATCGGCTAAATCTAAGAGAGAATGAAAACTTTGAAGTTAACTTTGCTTCTCAAGTTGAAAAAGTTCTGGATCTCTATCTTAAAGTTTTCTTGATGATTTTAGAAGCTAACATTTTAATAGATTCACCAGTATTAACAAGGAATAATGATCATTTAACTTCCGCCTATGAATTCACCTTCCtttagaaaagaaaaatataCAAATGACCATGAAATAAAATACACATAAACTTGTTTCACGTATTTAAATCTGCAAAATTACATAATAGAGACAGCAAACTCAGCGGCGTCTCAAACACAAATTTAAGTACTTAATTTATAGTCTTGTCTTGCCAGTTCAATACTGAATCTGAATGGGCCTTTAGCCCTTAGCTTTAAGATTTAAAATAGATACTTTATATACTTGGGGGTGAAAATGTAACTATATAAATCTTAACGGTTTAACGGTTTATCCAATAAGAAAATTGAGTAATCCGTCCCCGCACCGATAAACCGTTAACTATAAAATTTTAATCTGTTCACCAACCGTTAATCCGATAACCCTATACGAATAAGCCAATAAGCCATTTCTTCGATTGGGTTATCGATTGCGGTTCGATTTTGAACTGTCCTAACCACATGTCTATGTATTGATTGAGTTAAAACATAATTTATTCTAGGCCAAATACATAGACTACCACCTAAAGTTGTCAAAAAATATCATATTTAGACACCTCAACTAAGGTGGTTACTTATTGAAAACTTGATTTATATTCAAATTGTGCCCATTAAACACACAGACTGATTGGCACTTTGCGTATATCACATGAACTCTTGAGAGCataaaagagtttttttttttctccagaaAAATCTCTTTCTGCATCTTCCTTATTTTCCCGGTCGCACCTCCACCATTCCCATCAACTCTCTGCCCTTTCAAACACGAACCACAGAACCATCAACGAAAAGAGGGAATGATGTAGAAGTACTAGCCAGAGCAAATACATTATAGTGGATAAATTCAAGAAATAAATCCAGGTAGTACCATGTCGgaagcaggggcggatctactaaGGTCCGTGGGGATGCCACGCCACCCGCAAGCTTCGGTGAAAACGCTATGTATAGATGTATACATACGTATCAGATTGTATAAATTGATATACTGCCACCCTGTGTAACAAATGGCTTAATAGTGCCCGTGGCAAAGGGCAATTGTTGCCCCCTTGGTGACCAGGGATCGAGCCTCAGTAGCagcatttaattattatttttttggcttgTTGCAGTAAATAGACAGCATAGCACACGTGCATTGTAAATCTACAAATTGGCTCCTATTatgaaataaaactatgaagtaaatacacaggagaaatatgtagagagatatcagatt
Above is a genomic segment from Lycium barbarum isolate Lr01 chromosome 12, ASM1917538v2, whole genome shotgun sequence containing:
- the LOC132623083 gene encoding uncharacterized protein LOC132623083, whose amino-acid sequence is MASSTLKRWLRPEVYPLFAAVGVAVGICGMQLVRNISGNPEVRVTKENRTAGVLDNFSEGEKYSEHALRKFVRNKSPEIMPAINGFFSDPKY